The Fusobacterium necrophorum subsp. necrophorum genome includes the window TTAAGTCTACGGTACTTCCGTCCGTTGACTTTTGCAATAGAATCGTAATAGCTTCCTCTCCTGAAATATATCCCATATTGCTTGCATCTTCTCTCGTCAACACTACTTTTGCAACATCTTTTAATCTCAAAGTATTTCCATTGCTGTTAATAATCATATTTTCAAAATCTTCAATACTTTGCATTTCTCCCATGTAACGAACTACCAATTGTTTCGTTCCTGTTCGTAAAGTTCCAATCGGTAAAATCGTACTCGAAGAAGAAATTAAAGAATACAATTCCACAGGAGAAAGATTATAGGCTGCTAATTTCTCACTGTCCACTTGAATTTGCAACTGTTTTTCCGGATTTCCATAAACATCCACCTGTGCCGCTCCCGGCAAACTCTCAAATTTCGGTTTTAAATATTCATCTACGAAAGTCGTTAATTCTGCCTTATTCGGAGCACTCATCATCACTACCATACTCAAGGTTCCCGTTCCTGCTTGAATTTTTTTCGCAACCGGATTCGTTGCATCTGCCGGTAAATCGTTTATAATCTTAGAAACTTCTCTTTGAATCTCCGTTACTTTTTGATCGGCGTTCACTCCAAAATTAAATTTTACTACAATACTGGAAGTTCCATAGGATGAAGTAGATTCAATCTTGTCTATTCCTTCCACATTCGGTAAAATAGCTTCTATTTTTTTTGTAATTTGTGTTTCCACATCTTCTGCTACTGCCCCATTCCAACTGCTTCGAATCGTAACTGTTGGAATTTCCATATTCGGTAATAATTCCGTTCTCATACTAAGCATTGTGATAATTCCAATGAAGATGACAGAAATTACCATCATGCTGGTGGCAACGGGTCGTCGTATTGAAAGACCTGCTAATGTCATATTGTTCCTCCCTCATGTTTCCTCTAATTTGCCTGTTTCGGATCTAAATCTTCTGCGGTACTTTCTTCCACCTTATCTCCATCTTGTAAACCAAACAATCCTTTTACGACAACTCGATCCCCCTCTTGAATTTCTTTGGAGATAATCTCTGTGTACTCTCCATTTTGAGCACCTGTTTGTACCTCTATTCTGACTGCCTTTCCATCCACAATTTTAAAGATATAACTGATTAAATTTCTGACAAAAATTGCTTCATCCGGAATGGAAAGAGCTTGTTTACTTCCAATAGGAATATTGACGGAGGCATACATTCCGTCTTTGATTTCTTTATCAGGATTTGGAAGTGTTATCTTGGTCATGAAATTTTTGGTAGTTGTATCGGCAATGGGGTTCACTTCACTGATGATTGCCTCATAATCCTTCCCTGTATTGTCCACATGGACTGTCAAATGATCTCCATTTTTTACATTGGCAATATATTCTCCCGGCAAACCGATATAAGCCTGCATTTGATTATCATTTAACACGGTAAAGACATTTTCCAACGCATTGACCTTATTTCCCTCTTTTCCGAATAAATTTCCAATGCTTCCACTGATGTCCGCTCTTCGTTCCAATTTACTGTAATCACTTTTTGCGCTTTGAAACATGGCTTTTGCCACTTCCAATTGTCCACTTGCAGAAACTAAAGTATTTTCATATCCTACATATTCCAAATGAGAAATTAGACCTCTATCATATAATTGCTTAAATTTGCTGTGATTCCCTTGAGCAATTCGATAGGACGACTCCGCAGTTTGTAAATTTGCCAGAGCTTGCAAATACGAGGCTTTGGTTCCTGCATCTGAAAAACTCATAACCAAGTCTCCCTTTTTTACAAAATCTCCATTCTTTTTATAAATTTTTTCAATTGTTCCTCCTCGTTCTGTGTTATGATTAACTTTATCTTTTGGCTCCAATATAGCGTCCGATTGAAAAGTTTTGCTCATTTCTCTCATCACGATTTGTTCACTCACTATTTTTTTGGCAGGTATTTCCA containing:
- a CDS encoding efflux RND transporter periplasmic adaptor subunit, with protein sequence MKKRIIRTVLVGIVLLTACGKKEELPVEIPAKKIVSEQIVMREMSKTFQSDAILEPKDKVNHNTERGGTIEKIYKKNGDFVKKGDLVMSFSDAGTKASYLQALANLQTAESSYRIAQGNHSKFKQLYDRGLISHLEYVGYENTLVSASGQLEVAKAMFQSAKSDYSKLERRADISGSIGNLFGKEGNKVNALENVFTVLNDNQMQAYIGLPGEYIANVKNGDHLTVHVDNTGKDYEAIISEVNPIADTTTKNFMTKITLPNPDKEIKDGMYASVNIPIGSKQALSIPDEAIFVRNLISYIFKIVDGKAVRIEVQTGAQNGEYTEIISKEIQEGDRVVVKGLFGLQDGDKVEESTAEDLDPKQAN